The window CACGGCCGAGCTCTATTATTTCCAACTCACGTTTCCGGTCGGCGGCACCACACGCCACGTCCGGATCTACATGAGCGACGACGACTTCACAGCCGAAGGGAGTCTGGGCCATCACCAAGGCGATATCACGTTCATCGACGACAACGGCACCGAACTGGGATGGGTCGACGACACTTGGTCCGACAGCCTCAGTAGCAGCCGCGGTGAGGCACAAAACGGTGCCGGCGGGACCGATAGTCAAACGTCGCATGATCGCGGGTACTTTGGAAACGCCGAATTGTGGAATCAGACCGCGCTGCAACAGGGAAGCACTCAAGATATCTTCGTTACCACGCTCGACTTCGCCTCACCGCTGATCATTCCCGACCCGAGCACGATCTCGAATCTCACGACTGTCACGGTCACGTTCTCGATCGCCGACACCTTTTATTATGAAGACTTCGCGCCCCAAGGCACCGGCTTCGCGCCGGCGTCCGGCGGCGAGGCCAGCGCCGAAACCCGCGAATGGGCCCCGCTGGCGCCGGAAGGTTCCGTCAGCGTCTCGAGTTCGTAATTCGCCCGACACCTGACAGTCCCCCTTGACAGACCTATCCCCTCCTCTTCTAGAAAGTCGATACAACTACAGAGGAGGTCCGCATGCAGGTCTATCAGCCTGAGCAACTTCGGAATCTCGTGTTCGTCGGCGCGAAGGGCGTCGGCAAGACGAGTCTGCTCGATGCGCTCGCGTTTCATGGCCGTGTGAATTCTCGCCTGGGGCGCGTGGACGACGGCACTTCGTTTTTCGATTGCGACCCGCATGCCATGAAGCGCAAGGCCACGTTGCATTGCGGCTTCGGCGCGATTGAATGGCATCAGCATAAGATCAATCTGATCGACACCCCCGGTTTTGCGGACTTCTTCGGTGAATCCGTCGCCGGCATCACCGCGGCCGACGTCGTCGTGCTCTGTGTCGATGCCGTCAACGGCGTGCAAGTTCACACCAAACGCCTCTACGACACGGCCCGCGCCTGCCACAAACCGGTCGTGCTCCTCATTACCAAGCTCGATCACAGCCAAGCCAATTTCGCGCGCACGGTCGCCGGTTGCCGCGAATCGCTCGGCGCGCGCACCGCGCTGCTGCAGCTCCCGATCGGCGACGGTCCCGCATTGCGCGGCGTCGTCAGTCTGCTCCATCTGAAGGCGTATCAGACGGTGGACGGCAAGACGACTACCAGCCCGGCAGACGGGGACTTGTTGGCCCAAGCGCAGGAAGCCCGCACGGAAATTATGGACGACGTCGCGGAGACTGATGAACGACTGATGGCGAAATATCTCGAAGGACAACCGCTGAGTGACGCGGAATTGCACCACGGGCTCGTGGAAGGGATCGAGGCCGGCACGTTGGTCCCGATCGTTTGCGCCAGCGCCCATACGCTGTGCGGTATCGAGGCCTTGCTGAATATGGCCGTCGATTGGCTCCCCGCGCCGACGGAAATTCCGCCGCTCACGTGGCACCGACTCGGCAGTGGCGATCCGGAGCCTCTCCGGGCCGATCCAAACGCGCCGTTGGCGGCGCAGGTGTTCAAAGCAAGCTTCGATCCCGGCCTCGGCGACATTTATTTCTTTCGCGTAGTGCGCGGCACAGTGCAACACGGGGATGATGTCTACAACGCGACCGCACAGACCAACGAGCGGATGGGACATCTCTTTGTGTTGGAAGGTCGCGAACGGGTCGAAGTCCCGCTGTTGCGCGCCGGCGATGTCGGTGCCGCAGTCCGATTGAAAGTGACCGGCGTCGGCCATACACTCTGCCGCAAAGACGCAGCCGGCACGTTTCCGCCGATTCCGTTCCCGGAACCGATGGTGCAGCTCGCGCTCCATCCGAAGGCCAAGGCCGATCAAGGCAAACTCGGGATGGCGCTCTCGAAACTCGCCGCGGTCGATCCGTGTCTGCGTGTCCAAATCGATGCGGAATTCCACGAAACGATCATCTCAGGTCTGGGCGAGATCCATCTCGAAGTCCTGTTCGAACAATTACACGAACGCGGCGTGGAATTCGAAGTCGGTCGGCCGCGCATCCCGTATCGCGAACGCATCCTGAAACCGGTGCGCGTCCAGGGCAAATATAAACGCCAATCCGGTGGGCGGGGCCAATACGGGGATTGTTGGATGGAAGTCTCCCCACTCCCGATCGGTCAAGGGATCGTGTTCGAAACCCATATCTTCGGCGGCGCCATCCCGTCCAAATATTTGCCGGCGATCGAAAAAGGGGCGCGCGAGGC is drawn from Deltaproteobacteria bacterium and contains these coding sequences:
- a CDS encoding elongation factor G; the encoded protein is MQVYQPEQLRNLVFVGAKGVGKTSLLDALAFHGRVNSRLGRVDDGTSFFDCDPHAMKRKATLHCGFGAIEWHQHKINLIDTPGFADFFGESVAGITAADVVVLCVDAVNGVQVHTKRLYDTARACHKPVVLLITKLDHSQANFARTVAGCRESLGARTALLQLPIGDGPALRGVVSLLHLKAYQTVDGKTTTSPADGDLLAQAQEARTEIMDDVAETDERLMAKYLEGQPLSDAELHHGLVEGIEAGTLVPIVCASAHTLCGIEALLNMAVDWLPAPTEIPPLTWHRLGSGDPEPLRADPNAPLAAQVFKASFDPGLGDIYFFRVVRGTVQHGDDVYNATAQTNERMGHLFVLEGRERVEVPLLRAGDVGAAVRLKVTGVGHTLCRKDAAGTFPPIPFPEPMVQLALHPKAKADQGKLGMALSKLAAVDPCLRVQIDAEFHETIISGLGEIHLEVLFEQLHERGVEFEVGRPRIPYRERILKPVRVQGKYKRQSGGRGQYGDCWMEVSPLPIGQGIVFETHIFGGAIPSKYLPAIEKGAREAAQQGRLAGFPVADVKINVVDGSYHDVDSSDLAFQIAGSLAFKQAEEDAGELLTEPIMHVEITTPQTHVGDITSDISGRRGRMLGMDTIGENTVIRASLPLAELYKYATHLRAMTSGAASHTMSFSHYDIVPTAVAERVIQETKQQREAGQKD